In Rutidosis leptorrhynchoides isolate AG116_Rl617_1_P2 chromosome 2, CSIRO_AGI_Rlap_v1, whole genome shotgun sequence, one genomic interval encodes:
- the LOC139889202 gene encoding uncharacterized protein produces MSTPYTLMRCRMKDLISCFNGCKVIEKDVDDESDQQNPKTSSGTGVDIREHNRDQMKQVEDEPTTVVGGGGKESPASWQSCESEEDEYIVFYFKDDDVGGDVIEERGLDSSSSKKQVAVHGRNRLKIVLSVIDRQETRKTQVGAKHVPVETEDQLNHESEHQREGSSDSSTSSFAFPAIQREWPGSPVLMPRPEGHNKRSVCVQCCKF; encoded by the exons ATGAGTACGCCGTACACGTTGATGAGATGTCGGATGAAAGATCTGATTTCATGTTTCAACGGATGCAAAGTTATCGAAAAAGACGTTGATGATGAATCCGATCAACAGAATCCGAAAACGTCATCGGGAACTGGTGTTGATATTAGGGAACATAATAGAGATCAGATGAAACAAGTGGAAGATGAACCGACGACGGTGGTCGGTGGTGGTGGAAAAGAGTCTCCGGCGAGCTGGCAATCGTGTGAGTCGGAAGAAGATGAGTATATTGTGTTTTACTTTAAGGATGACGACGTTGGTGGTGACGTCATTGAAGAACGAGGCTTAGATAGCTCGTCGTCAAAAAAACAAGTTGCCGTCCACGGCCGTAATCGGTTGAAG ATAGTGTTAAGTGTTATTGAT AGACAAGAAACACGCAAGACCCAAGTTGGTGCGAAACATGTTCCTGTAGAAACTGAAGATCAGCTGAATCATGAGTCTGAGCATCAAAGGGAGGGATCAAGCGACTCGAGTACTAGCTCTTTTGCGTTTCCAGC AATACAAAGGGAATGGCCAGGTAGTCCAGTACTGATGCCAAGACCAGAGGGACATAACAAGAGGAGTGTTTGTGTTCAATGTTGTAAATTCTAG